AATTCCTCCGACATGCGGGCGGCTGTGGAATCGATGAAGCGCTGGCCGATCTGGGCGAGCTTGCCGCCGACCTGGGCCGTGACGGAATAGGAAAGGAGGGTGCCGCCACCTTCCGCGTCGGTGAGCGATACCTTGGCCGAACCCTTGGCGAAGCCCGCCGCGCCGCCATTGCCTTCGCCGGAAATGGTGTAGCCGTTCGGCGGGTCGATGTCGGTGAGCTTGACCTTGCCCTTGAAGCGGGCGCTGACGGGGCCGACCTTGGCCTTGGCGACAGCTTCGAATTCATCGTCAGCGGTCTTGTTTACGGATTCCGCGCCGGGGATGGACTTGCGCAGAACTTCAGGATCGTTGAGCGCGGCCCAGACTTCCTCTCGCGGCGCCGGAATCTTGTATTCACCGGACATTTCCATCGGGGCGTCTCCTTTGTCTTTCTGCAGGCTGCGCGAGCGCGTGCCTTAAATATAGGTCAGCATCAGTGTGACACCGAGCAGAACCGCGATCCACAATACCATGGAGCCTGTGGGCCATGTGCGCGCCAATGCGCCTTGCGGGCCGTGCGCGCGGTAGACACCGCTCAACAGGCGCTCGAGACGGACATCCGTGACACGGACAGAGAAGCGCCAGGCGGCTTGCACGGCACGCGTAAGCCCGCCCGCAATCACGGGCAGGAGACGCCGGTAGATCCAGTCGGAATCCAGATTGATCGATCCCGCACTGGTGGGGAAGAGCCGGAAGCGCAAGAGGACCGCAAAGGCGAGGGCGGTGAAGAACAGAAGCTGCAACTGGGTTATGACGTGCGCTGTCGTGTAGGATTCGTAGATAACGTCATAGGGAAGCAGAGGCCGCAAGACTGCGGGATAAATACCGATACCGATACAAATCAGAGCCGTAGCGCCCATTGCCACAAGCATGTGGCGAGGCGCTTCCGAGGGGCGCTTGCCGCTGTCGGTACCGAAAAAGGCAAAATAGGAAACCTTCAAACTGGAATGGACGAACGCACCGGCGGAGGCGAGGAGCAGGACGAGCCATACGTAATAGTACCCTTCCTTGCCGCTGGCGCTGAGGATGAGAGATTTGGAGACAAAGCCCGAGAAGAGCGGGAAGGCCGCAATGGATGCGCCGCCGACGAGGCAGAAGAGCATCGTCCAGGGCATGGTCCTGTAGAGGCCGCCAAGCTCTGAAGCCTTGGATGTACCGGTACGGAAGAGAACGGCGCCGACGCTCATGAACAAGAGGGCCTGATAGAACACGCTGCTCAAGGCATGGGCGACCGTGCCGTTCAGCGCCAGTGGGGTGCCGATGCCGACGCCAACCACCATGATGCCGAGCTGACTGTTGAGCGAATAGGACAAGACGC
Above is a window of Parvibaculum lavamentivorans DS-1 DNA encoding:
- a CDS encoding Na(+)/H(+) antiporter subunit D; amino-acid sequence: MPEFLSPALVYVAAAVILPFIPHGIGRKLLLLATPLAGVAIFWGLPDGTYNTLNLMGMHVGLMRVDTLSVAFGLVFSLAAFLAAIYAWHLRDMVQQVAALLYAGSAIGAVFAADFVTLFVFWEGTAIASVFLVWARRTEGAYAAGMRYLTVQISSGLLLLAGVILLYLETGSIGFGSMELGSLATWLVFLAFGIKCAFPLLHNWMHDAYPAATVTGTVLLSVFTTKLAVYALARGFPGTELLIYIGATMALFPIFFALIENDLRRVLSYSLNSQLGIMVVGVGIGTPLALNGTVAHALSSVFYQALLFMSVGAVLFRTGTSKASELGGLYRTMPWTMLFCLVGGASIAAFPLFSGFVSKSLILSASGKEGYYYVWLVLLLASAGAFVHSSLKVSYFAFFGTDSGKRPSEAPRHMLVAMGATALICIGIGIYPAVLRPLLPYDVIYESYTTAHVITQLQLLFFTALAFAVLLRFRLFPTSAGSINLDSDWIYRRLLPVIAGGLTRAVQAAWRFSVRVTDVRLERLLSGVYRAHGPQGALARTWPTGSMVLWIAVLLGVTLMLTYI